CAGCTTTCCAGTTTCGTGAGCTATTGTTAAAGCTAACTGCACGGATGATTCATCCTCATTGGATATTTTTAATGCTATATACAATGGGATACGCCCTTTTTCTACTGCGCTGACTAGACGTTCTTCCCCATTCTCTAAGAGATTTAACAACCCACGAATCCAGTCCCGTCCAAGTCCAGTCTTATTAGCTATTTCAATATCATCATACCCACGTTCTTTTAAGTACCTAATACTATTCAGAAGATCTAACGGGTTATTGTTACGTCGAGCGATGTTTTCAACCAAGCTCATAATATGAGCACTTTCTTTACTGGCATCAACTAGGATGGCCGGAATATTTGTTTCACCAGCGTCAATAAAGGTCTCAAGCCGGCCTTGTCCGCAAACCAAATCATATTTCTTGCCTGTTCTTTTGTCAGTGCTTAATGTCACCGTAATCGGGCGCTTTAATCCAACGCTGCGAATATTGCGCCGAATCTCTTCCGCAATGACCAGATTGCGAACGCGGGGATTTAGAATATAGACTTCATTGACAGGTATAAGAATAACTTCATCTGTTTTCATGCTACACTACCTCGTCAAGATTTACATTTATACCCATTTCGAGAATATAATGCAGGCTGTCGGTGCGGAAACTATCCCAAAGCTCTATATTTTCATCTTGCAATTTCAGTTCATTATTCCCGAATTCCAACGCCGGCAAAATATAATAATCATAAATATTTTCGTTTTGAGAATCCATGCGTACAGCAACAGTAATATCTGGATGAAGACCTGTGTCAAATCGAATCTTCCACCTTCGGATTCCAGGTGGAGAGATAAAGCATCTACTGATTACTATTGACATGAAAAGATTGTGGTTTAATTCTAATAAATTAGTACAAGAATCGATAGCAATCGTTCGCCCGCATACTCGCTGTATCTCGGAAATT
This DNA window, taken from Desulfovibrio sp. TomC, encodes the following:
- a CDS encoding ParB/RepB/Spo0J family partition protein, producing the protein MKTDEVILIPVNEVYILNPRVRNLVIAEEIRRNIRSVGLKRPITVTLSTDKRTGKKYDLVCGQGRLETFIDAGETNIPAILVDASKESAHIMSLVENIARRNNNPLDLLNSIRYLKERGYDDIEIANKTGLGRDWIRGLLNLLENGEERLVSAVEKGRIPLYIALKISNEDESSVQLALTIAHETGKLNGKKLIAVQKILDRRNHYGKKISTAYKKKKHISCEELVAIYERNIKNKKRLIAKADYLNHVLTYATAALSKLLKNEHFSNQLKAEGLNDIPKLLAELLHEVRKYERRN